A region of the Clostridium estertheticum subsp. estertheticum genome:
ATGCATATATCTTTTAGTATCCTCATCACTTATTCCGTCTAGTATTTGTGCTTCTTTTAATGCTCCAAGTGTCGCAACTCCCATAACTTGAGTAAGTCCTCTTGTAAAAAGACCTGTTCCATGAGTTCTTGGAAGTATTCCTACCTCACAACTTATTGGTCTAACTTCATCAAAAGCTCTTCCATCAGGTCTTCTATTTTCATTTAACATCATATTTCTAACTATTTCTTTTTGAATATTATAGAAAATTTCACCTATATCTGATTTTTTATCAGCATATTTTTCATCAAATTCAGCGCTTATTTTTGCTTTAATTTGATCAACCATTACATTTCTCTCATCTTTATCCATTATGTACATTGCTGTCTTCACCATATCAAATGAGAACTTTCTAACTTCACTTTCGAGAGTTTCATCTATTTTTTTAAACTCAGGAATGTTTTTTTTCTTTCCAAATTTAGCTACAGCTTCTTCTTGGAAAGCTACTATTTTTTTACATGCTTCAAAAGCAAAGTCGATTGCAGCTATCATTACATCTTCAGCTATTTCGTCTCCACTAGCTTCTATCATTGTTACATTGTCTTTTGTAGCACAAACTGTAAGCTTCATAACACTTACTTTTCTCTCGTCTGCTGTTGGGCTTAATATGAATTTACCATCTACTAAACCAACTGAAACTGTTGCTACAGCATCAGTAAAAGGTATACTTGATATACATAATGCAAGTGATGCTCCATTCATAGCAAGTATTTCAGGTGAATTATCTTGTTCAACTGATAGTACTGTACAAACAATTTGAACATCATTTTTATAACCTTTAGGAAATAGCGGTCTTAGAGGCCTATCTATACCTCTTGCAGTTAAAATTGCTCTTTCTGATGGTCTTGCTTCTCTTTTTATGAAGCCACCAGGAATTTTACCAACAGCATAAAGTTTTTCTTCATATTCTACACTTAATGGAAAGAAGTCGATACCGTCCCTAGGTTTTTCTGAAGCATTTGTATTAACTAAAACTACTGTCTCACCATAACTCATAAAAATTGCACAGTCTGATAACATTCCAACCTTACCATATTCAACTTTAAGCTTTCTACCTGCTACAATCGTTTCTATAGTATGAATCATATATTTGCCTCCCCTCAATTCAAATTACCAATATTTGTATAAACATTGGTAGCTAATCGTATATATTTTGCCCTAACCTAAAATAATAGAGCGGCTAAGCCGCTCTGAATTATTTTCTTAGTCCGAGTTCTGCTAGAATTGCACGATATCTTTCAATATCTTTGTTCTTTAAGTAACCTAACATACCTTTTCTTTGACCAACCATCATTAATAGACCTCTTCTTGAATGGTTATCCTTTTTATGAACTTTTAAATGCTCATTTAACTCTGTAATTCTTTCAGTTAAAAGTGCAATTTGTACTTCTGGAGAACCTGTATCTCCTTCATGTCTTGCATGTTTTACCATTATTTCTTGTTTTGTAGTCTTTGTCATTTTACAACACCTCCGAATAAAATCCCCATATTCCAAGTAGACCGTTGGTGATTCGGCTAACTTAGCATAAGGTTCAAATCAATTATAACAAACTAAGATTAAATTGTAAATTAATTTTTACATCTTTACGTTTATTATTCTATTTTCTGATTATAAGCATACTCCTTATCCTTTACAAGCTGCTGCTTTAGTTCCTCTACAGTATTAAATTTAACTTCATCTCTTATTCTGTTTATAAAGTTTATTTTAACTATCTCACCGTAAATTTGCTTGTCAAAGCCTAAAATATGTGTTTCTACTGATAATTTACCACCTTCAACAGTAGGATTGTATCCTATATTGGTTATAGCTTTATAAAGACAATTATCATATTCAATTACAGTATAATATACCCCTCCCTTTGGAAGAATATATTCCTTATTATAATTTAAATTTACAGTTGGAAAACCAATAGTT
Encoded here:
- a CDS encoding polyribonucleotide nucleotidyltransferase, producing the protein MIHTIETIVAGRKLKVEYGKVGMLSDCAIFMSYGETVVLVNTNASEKPRDGIDFFPLSVEYEEKLYAVGKIPGGFIKREARPSERAILTARGIDRPLRPLFPKGYKNDVQIVCTVLSVEQDNSPEILAMNGASLALCISSIPFTDAVATVSVGLVDGKFILSPTADERKVSVMKLTVCATKDNVTMIEASGDEIAEDVMIAAIDFAFEACKKIVAFQEEAVAKFGKKKNIPEFKKIDETLESEVRKFSFDMVKTAMYIMDKDERNVMVDQIKAKISAEFDEKYADKKSDIGEIFYNIQKEIVRNMMLNENRRPDGRAFDEVRPISCEVGILPRTHGTGLFTRGLTQVMGVATLGALKEAQILDGISDEDTKRYMHHYNFPAYSVGETKPMRGPGRREIGHGALAEKAVEPLLPSVEEFPYSIRVVSEVLSSNGSTSQASVSASILALLDAGVPIKRPAAGIAMGLITNDDLSKEKVITDIQGIEDFFGDMDFKVAGTVNGITAIQVDTKLHGLSNYCIKTAIIDAKKARLHIIGKMNECIAAPRSEMSKYAPRMYVLNVAPDKIRDVIGKGGATIKKIIAETGVKIDTSDDGKIVIMSNDGVSANRAVEIIEQLTKSVKVGEIYLGKVTKIAAFGAFVEILPNKEGLVHISKLDFERVNKVEDIVSVGDEILVKVMEIDNQGRVNLSRRDAMKDSENEKKENEKKLNE
- the rpsO gene encoding 30S ribosomal protein S15; the encoded protein is MTKTTKQEIMVKHARHEGDTGSPEVQIALLTERITELNEHLKVHKKDNHSRRGLLMMVGQRKGMLGYLKNKDIERYRAILAELGLRK